The Chryseobacterium nakagawai genome has a segment encoding these proteins:
- the nrfD gene encoding NrfD/PsrC family molybdoenzyme membrane anchor subunit has product MSGHYEAPIREPLIIGHKTYHDITEDIARPIEERAGKLWWISLYAALVLFIYGFGCIAYTIGTGIGSWGLNRTINWGWDITNFVWWVGIGHAGTLISAVLLLFRQRWRMSVNRSAEAMTIFAVVQAAIFPVIHMGRVWVGYWVFPLPNQFGSLWGNFNSPLLWDVFAISTYFSVSTVFWFMGLIPDFAMIRDRAKTPWTKKIYTFLAFGWGGKAKHWQRFEELSLVLAGLATPLVFSVHTTVSFDFATSVIKGWHSTIYPPYFVAGAIFSGFAMVQTLLLIARKVCHLEEYITMYHIEIMNIVIVLTGGMVTVAYATEYFIGWYSGSRFEDFTYLSPGAAVGPYWWAFWSLIICNLVIPASFWFKKARTNIIWTFIVALIINIGMWFERFDIIVINLSRDYLPGSWTMFKPTIIDVGVYLGTIGFFSVLFLLYARTFPVIAQAELKSILKISGETYKAKEGDEHH; this is encoded by the coding sequence ATGTCAGGACATTACGAAGCTCCGATAAGGGAACCTCTAATTATTGGTCACAAAACTTATCACGATATCACAGAGGATATTGCACGACCTATCGAAGAAAGAGCAGGTAAATTATGGTGGATTTCATTATACGCAGCCTTAGTTCTATTCATCTATGGATTCGGATGTATCGCTTATACTATCGGGACAGGTATTGGATCATGGGGGCTTAACAGAACTATTAACTGGGGTTGGGATATTACCAACTTCGTATGGTGGGTAGGTATCGGTCACGCCGGAACCCTAATCTCAGCAGTATTATTATTATTTAGACAGAGATGGAGAATGTCTGTAAACAGATCTGCAGAGGCGATGACGATCTTTGCGGTTGTACAGGCAGCAATCTTCCCTGTAATTCACATGGGTAGAGTTTGGGTTGGATATTGGGTATTCCCATTACCAAACCAATTCGGTTCTCTTTGGGGGAACTTCAACTCTCCTCTACTTTGGGACGTATTTGCGATCTCTACGTATTTCTCAGTATCAACTGTATTCTGGTTCATGGGACTAATCCCTGACTTTGCAATGATCAGAGATAGAGCGAAAACTCCTTGGACTAAGAAGATTTATACATTCCTTGCATTCGGTTGGGGTGGTAAAGCAAAACACTGGCAAAGATTTGAAGAACTTTCTTTGGTTCTTGCAGGGTTGGCAACTCCACTTGTATTCTCGGTACACACTACCGTATCTTTTGACTTCGCGACTTCAGTAATTAAAGGATGGCACTCAACGATCTATCCTCCTTACTTCGTTGCTGGGGCGATCTTCTCAGGATTTGCAATGGTACAGACACTATTGTTAATTGCTAGAAAAGTGTGTCACTTAGAAGAATATATTACGATGTACCATATCGAAATTATGAACATTGTAATTGTTTTAACAGGTGGTATGGTAACGGTAGCTTATGCTACTGAATATTTCATCGGATGGTATTCTGGATCAAGATTTGAAGACTTTACATACCTTTCACCAGGTGCAGCAGTAGGACCTTACTGGTGGGCATTTTGGTCATTAATTATCTGTAACCTTGTTATTCCTGCATCGTTCTGGTTCAAAAAAGCGAGAACAAATATTATCTGGACATTCATTGTTGCATTAATTATTAACATCGGTATGTGGTTTGAGCGTTTTGATATCATCGTTATCAACCTTTCTAGAGACTACTTACCAGGATCTTGGACTATGTTTAAACCAACGATCATTGATGTGGGTGTATACTTAGGAACAATCGGATTCTTCTCTGTATTATTCTTACTATACGCAAGAACATTCCCTGTAATTGCACAGGCTGAATTAAAATCGATTCTGAAAATTTCAGGTGAAACTTATAAAGCAAAAGAAGGAGATGAGCACCACTAA
- a CDS encoding TAT-variant-translocated molybdopterin oxidoreductase — translation MASNKIQFRSIHELKDPALNNKLAQKEFQEEIPVEDFLGDAETNGSSTSRRDFLKLLGFSTAAVTLAACEAPVIKTIPYVVKPHDIIPGVPNYYASTYFDGFDFASVLVKTREGRPIKIDPNPAAGDLGKTNARAQASVLSLYDNDKVKQPKLDGKDETFDKVDSFVLKGLEEAKASGKKIVLLSHSFASPTFKKLFGEFKAKYPTAELVTYDAFPYSAALDAAQEVFGQRALPVYDLKGSELVVSFHADFLGDYNASSLETSYAAARKPGPNMLRHIQVESNMSLTGANSDSRYRLKPSAVNKTLVEVYNAIVGGGTSDKTATEIANELKAKGSKAVVLADGSKGAQVLAHLINQKLGSVAFTGKANFLKEFDKARYQEFLGWVNAGQVGVLITNNVDPIYSHPKGEDFKKSLSKVSYVVAVADKKNEMYKAAKAVIPVANWLESWGDIEPQTGVYSLMQPTIQKIYKSRQIEESLLVWKNGKNNAANNYYDYLKASSASILGGTSFNKALYNGISTSNNSTTLAYTGGNAAQAVAELGNFKASELELVLYTKTSMGDGTQANNPWLQELPDPLTRMSWDNYLTISPKDAEKFAIDNDLNARMQLDGSIVNLTVNGVTIKDVPVFIQPGQAEGSVGLALGYGKKNSGATADTGVNAYPLFDGSNLALSGVKIEKTGEDHEFAGIQLQNTLMGRYEIAKEVPLAEFINVPFDDEHKGWNKPLEYHTISGALPARKIDLWDAFDDTDGPHFNLSIDLNSCTGCGACVIACQAENNVPVVGKEEVRMSRDMYWLRIDRYYSSRQKVEVYEGLKEGMAVPELYGTAFGDGGALNHPADNPDVIFQPVMCQHCNHAPCETVCPVAATSHGKQGQNHMAYNRCIGTRYCANNCPYKVRRFNWFTYNLNDKFDFNMNNDLGRMVLNPDVVVRTRGVMEKCSLCIQETQATILAAKRENRKVTDAEFKNSCACAAACSTGSMTFGDMNDKESEVRDLYSSNRRYYLLEEIGTKPNVFYHTKVRNRVEK, via the coding sequence ATGGCTTCAAACAAAATACAATTCAGAAGTATTCATGAACTTAAAGATCCTGCTTTAAATAATAAGCTGGCTCAGAAAGAGTTTCAGGAAGAAATTCCGGTAGAAGATTTCCTTGGAGATGCTGAGACAAACGGATCAAGTACTTCAAGAAGAGATTTCCTTAAATTACTAGGATTCTCTACGGCAGCAGTAACATTAGCTGCCTGTGAAGCTCCGGTAATCAAAACAATCCCTTACGTGGTAAAACCACACGATATTATTCCAGGGGTTCCTAATTATTATGCATCAACATATTTTGACGGATTCGATTTCGCTAGTGTTTTAGTAAAGACTCGTGAAGGTAGACCCATCAAAATTGATCCAAACCCAGCTGCTGGTGATTTAGGTAAAACTAACGCAAGAGCTCAGGCAAGTGTACTTTCTCTTTATGATAATGATAAAGTAAAGCAGCCTAAACTAGACGGTAAAGATGAAACTTTCGATAAAGTAGACAGTTTTGTTCTTAAAGGTTTAGAAGAAGCTAAAGCGTCAGGTAAAAAGATTGTGCTTTTATCACACTCTTTTGCTTCACCTACTTTCAAAAAGCTATTTGGTGAATTTAAAGCAAAATACCCTACAGCAGAATTAGTAACGTATGATGCTTTCCCATACTCTGCAGCATTAGATGCAGCGCAGGAAGTATTCGGACAGAGAGCATTGCCTGTTTATGACCTTAAAGGTTCTGAATTGGTAGTTTCTTTCCACGCTGATTTCTTAGGAGATTATAATGCTTCAAGCTTAGAAACATCTTACGCAGCGGCTAGAAAGCCAGGTCCAAACATGTTGAGACACATTCAGGTAGAATCAAACATGTCATTAACCGGAGCTAACTCTGATTCAAGATACAGATTAAAGCCAAGTGCTGTAAACAAAACTTTAGTTGAAGTTTATAATGCAATTGTAGGTGGTGGTACTTCAGACAAGACTGCTACTGAAATTGCTAATGAACTGAAAGCAAAAGGCAGCAAAGCTGTTGTTTTAGCTGATGGTTCTAAAGGAGCACAGGTTTTAGCACACTTAATCAACCAAAAATTAGGTTCAGTAGCTTTCACTGGTAAAGCAAACTTCCTAAAAGAATTTGATAAAGCAAGATATCAGGAATTCTTAGGATGGGTAAATGCAGGTCAGGTTGGAGTATTAATTACAAACAACGTAGACCCTATCTACTCTCATCCAAAAGGAGAAGATTTCAAAAAATCTTTATCTAAAGTTTCTTATGTAGTTGCTGTAGCCGATAAGAAAAATGAAATGTACAAAGCAGCGAAAGCTGTAATTCCGGTTGCAAACTGGTTAGAGTCTTGGGGAGATATTGAACCTCAGACTGGAGTATATTCATTGATGCAGCCTACGATCCAAAAAATCTACAAATCAAGACAGATTGAAGAGTCTCTATTGGTTTGGAAGAATGGTAAAAACAATGCAGCAAACAATTACTACGATTATTTAAAAGCTAGCTCAGCTTCTATCCTAGGGGGTACTTCTTTCAACAAAGCATTGTATAATGGTATCAGTACTTCTAATAATTCAACAACATTAGCATACACTGGTGGAAACGCTGCTCAAGCTGTTGCTGAACTAGGAAACTTTAAAGCTTCTGAATTAGAATTGGTATTATATACTAAGACTTCAATGGGAGATGGTACTCAGGCAAACAACCCTTGGTTACAAGAATTGCCAGATCCATTGACAAGAATGTCTTGGGATAACTACTTGACAATTTCTCCTAAAGATGCAGAGAAATTTGCAATTGACAATGATCTTAACGCGAGAATGCAGCTAGATGGTTCTATTGTAAACCTTACTGTAAATGGAGTAACAATAAAAGACGTTCCTGTATTTATTCAACCTGGTCAGGCAGAAGGATCTGTAGGTCTTGCCCTTGGTTATGGTAAAAAGAATTCAGGAGCAACTGCAGATACAGGGGTAAATGCTTATCCTTTATTTGACGGTTCTAACCTTGCTCTTTCAGGGGTTAAAATTGAAAAGACAGGAGAAGATCACGAATTTGCAGGTATCCAGCTTCAAAATACATTGATGGGTCGTTATGAAATCGCGAAGGAAGTTCCTTTGGCTGAATTCATTAATGTTCCTTTTGATGATGAGCACAAAGGATGGAACAAGCCTTTGGAATACCACACGATCAGTGGAGCTCTTCCAGCAAGAAAAATTGACCTTTGGGATGCATTTGATGATACTGATGGTCCTCACTTCAACTTATCTATCGACTTGAACTCTTGTACAGGTTGTGGAGCTTGTGTAATTGCTTGTCAGGCTGAGAACAACGTTCCTGTAGTAGGTAAAGAAGAAGTAAGAATGTCTAGAGATATGTATTGGTTAAGAATTGACCGTTATTATTCTTCAAGACAGAAAGTAGAAGTATACGAAGGATTAAAAGAAGGAATGGCTGTACCTGAATTGTATGGTACTGCATTCGGAGACGGAGGGGCATTAAATCACCCAGCTGATAATCCAGATGTAATCTTCCAACCAGTAATGTGTCAACACTGTAACCACGCTCCATGTGAAACAGTATGTCCGGTAGCGGCTACTTCACACGGTAAGCAAGGTCAAAACCATATGGCTTACAACAGATGTATCGGTACCAGATATTGTGCAAACAACTGTCCATACAAAGTAAGACGTTTCAACTGGTTTACTTATAACCTAAATGACAAGTTCGATTTCAACATGAACAATGATTTAGGAAGAATGGTACTTAACCCAGACGTAGTTGTAAGAACTAGAGGGGTAATGGAGAAATGTTCATTGTGTATCCAAGAAACTCAAGCTACCATTTTGGCAGCGAAGAGAGAGAATAGAAAAGTAACAGATGCTGAGTTCAAAAATTCTTGTGCTTGTGCTGCTGCTTGTTCTACAGGGTCAATGACTTTCGGAGACATGAATGATAAAGAGTCTGAAGTTAGAGATTTATATTCTAGCAACAGAAGATATTATTTACTAGAGGAGATCGGAACCAAGCCAAACGTGTTCTATCACACTAAAGTAAGAAACAGAGTAGAAAAATAA
- a CDS encoding c-type cytochrome has product MISWRKHYKKTLIAIGLLLSTSASFYGQDGDPKNGEKLFKANCTACHALDKQVIGPPLKGVVERVKTEGGVDRDWLHKWIKDNKALRASGDKYANEIFEKYNKTEMLQFPNLTEKDIDDILAFTTNPPAPEEKKTEATPAPGADAAAPADKSTTNIVIISLLAIAGLLVWILVKLRQLVKLGQSEELTGLNETRVRSFKEMYEKFHYVGKGIIAILAILAAYGVWNWLMWIGVYKGYKPEQPIYFSHKIHAGEQKIDCQLCHSSAKYGKVSEIPSMNVCMNCHRTISEYNADHYMEPGKDKAFYDGEIQKIYAATGWDPAKQQYTGKTQPVEWTRIHNMPDFVYFNHSQHVVAGEQAIINSFNKKNPNNKIDVVCKACHGKIDTMNVVQMANDFTMGWCIECHRTTEVDMNNGYNKEYFKNLHDKLKKQYPQDGGKITVDAIGGLECGKCHY; this is encoded by the coding sequence ATGATTAGTTGGAGAAAGCATTATAAAAAAACGTTGATCGCAATAGGCTTATTGCTATCAACCAGTGCTTCATTTTACGGGCAAGACGGCGATCCTAAAAACGGAGAGAAACTTTTCAAAGCGAATTGTACTGCATGTCACGCGCTGGACAAGCAAGTAATAGGACCACCATTAAAGGGGGTTGTAGAACGTGTAAAGACAGAAGGTGGTGTAGACAGAGATTGGCTTCACAAGTGGATTAAAGACAACAAAGCTCTAAGAGCTTCTGGGGATAAATACGCCAATGAAATTTTTGAAAAGTATAATAAAACTGAAATGTTACAGTTTCCTAACCTTACGGAGAAGGATATTGATGACATTTTAGCTTTCACTACTAATCCTCCGGCTCCGGAAGAAAAAAAGACGGAAGCCACTCCTGCACCTGGCGCTGATGCGGCAGCTCCTGCAGACAAAAGCACAACAAACATTGTAATCATTTCCCTATTAGCCATCGCTGGTTTATTGGTTTGGATCTTGGTTAAACTAAGACAATTAGTGAAACTAGGCCAATCTGAAGAATTGACAGGGCTTAACGAAACGAGAGTTCGTTCGTTCAAGGAAATGTATGAGAAGTTCCACTATGTAGGAAAAGGTATAATAGCTATTCTTGCTATTCTTGCTGCTTACGGAGTTTGGAACTGGTTAATGTGGATCGGGGTTTACAAAGGGTATAAGCCTGAGCAGCCTATCTACTTCTCTCACAAAATCCACGCTGGAGAACAGAAAATTGACTGTCAATTATGTCACTCTAGTGCTAAATACGGAAAAGTATCTGAAATTCCTTCTATGAACGTTTGTATGAACTGTCACAGAACAATTTCTGAATACAACGCAGATCACTACATGGAGCCAGGAAAAGACAAGGCATTCTATGATGGAGAAATCCAGAAGATCTACGCTGCAACAGGTTGGGATCCTGCAAAACAACAGTATACAGGAAAAACACAGCCGGTTGAATGGACAAGAATCCACAACATGCCAGATTTCGTTTACTTCAACCACTCTCAGCACGTAGTAGCAGGTGAACAAGCGATCATCAATTCTTTCAACAAAAAGAACCCTAACAACAAAATTGATGTTGTATGTAAGGCTTGTCACGGTAAAATTGATACAATGAATGTTGTTCAGATGGCTAACGACTTTACTATGGGATGGTGTATTGAATGTCACAGAACAACTGAGGTTGATATGAACAACGGTTATAATAAAGAGTACTTCAAAAATCTACACGACAAGTTGAAAAAACAATATCCACAAGATGGAGGTAAGATCACTGTAGATGCAATTGGAGGTCTTGAGTGTGGTAAATGTCATTATTAA
- a CDS encoding SPOR domain-containing protein, with translation MRNLIKIFSILSLFGFYSIEAQQVVKKDTLSGTELVITMDSKINAALEGVEDKCSKVAVNNPIKDYSNNDLGISSGTNTKPNKIYVPNRELTNAEICRKNPRILGYKIQITTVKSNEEANEVKSYFRKRFPNLKVETDASLRPNYKILAGSYFTKQSAASDLSRVREYFKSAVAVQYRIFCAEAK, from the coding sequence ATGAGAAATTTGATCAAAATATTTTCGATATTATCATTGTTTGGTTTTTATAGTATTGAAGCCCAGCAGGTTGTTAAAAAAGATACGCTTTCAGGAACGGAGCTTGTCATCACTATGGATTCCAAAATAAATGCTGCTTTGGAAGGAGTTGAAGATAAATGTTCAAAGGTTGCTGTCAATAATCCCATTAAAGATTATAGTAATAATGACTTGGGCATTTCTTCGGGAACAAATACAAAGCCTAATAAGATTTATGTGCCGAATAGGGAATTGACTAATGCCGAAATTTGTAGAAAAAATCCTAGAATTTTAGGGTACAAAATTCAAATAACAACGGTAAAAAGTAATGAAGAAGCTAATGAAGTGAAGTCTTATTTCAGAAAAAGATTTCCTAACCTTAAAGTGGAAACAGATGCTTCTTTAAGACCTAATTATAAAATCTTAGCCGGAAGTTATTTCACTAAGCAAAGTGCAGCTAGTGATCTTTCAAGAGTGAGAGAGTATTTCAAATCTGCAGTTGCGGTTCAGTACAGAATTTTCTGTGCAGAAGCAAAGTAA
- a CDS encoding DUF6080 domain-containing protein → MSFIKTKFVNFLRLVFPSSYTELSVFLFFITCYGILGSYIAIHYRIIFDSRIPWDAYFSFDNKSILMTGGSFERHPLSYYFFNCIREFCLLISGGKMDMTFRLTLAWLSNIIITLNIVQIFKYLKNIIRLPLPYSLLITLFFGIFSTNIILSFTPENFTYTLFLLSLYNHYAAIKLKKEEKIPAAALSAASITIGGLTITNIAKVFIPIFFEKNLFKDWKKLGSAILRGAIAIVIYALLYLYRIDFKYQNIFSKTNQQYEKFSNVESMPTWDMILSFFYGGNILLPSFILSDKHNMKGFNFKGLYMDLYSSVFPYIFIILLLILISWSYVKNFKNKWVQVIMISFLFDIFIHCMMRFGLHTSYIYGGHFVFVYPLLIGWLFYAYRSSAKTIAFLTLVVSILLVYLLSNNLFRMSEFFWFLQTYYQ, encoded by the coding sequence GTGTCATTTATCAAAACAAAATTTGTCAACTTTTTAAGGTTGGTTTTTCCATCTTCTTATACAGAACTAAGTGTATTCCTGTTCTTCATCACCTGCTACGGAATTCTTGGTTCTTATATTGCGATACACTACAGAATTATATTCGACAGCAGAATTCCTTGGGATGCCTATTTCAGTTTTGACAACAAATCTATCCTAATGACAGGAGGCAGTTTTGAAAGGCACCCCTTATCCTATTATTTTTTCAATTGTATCAGAGAATTTTGTTTATTAATTTCAGGTGGAAAGATGGATATGACTTTTAGACTAACCCTGGCATGGCTCAGCAACATCATTATTACCTTAAATATTGTTCAGATTTTCAAATACCTCAAGAACATTATCAGGCTTCCATTACCTTACAGTCTTTTGATTACTTTATTTTTTGGAATCTTTTCTACCAACATTATTCTTTCATTTACTCCTGAAAACTTTACATATACCCTATTTTTACTTTCATTGTATAACCATTATGCAGCAATAAAACTCAAAAAGGAAGAAAAAATACCAGCAGCAGCGCTTTCGGCGGCAAGTATTACCATTGGAGGGCTTACTATCACAAACATTGCAAAAGTTTTCATTCCGATATTCTTTGAAAAAAATCTTTTTAAAGACTGGAAAAAACTAGGAAGCGCCATTTTAAGAGGTGCAATTGCCATTGTCATATACGCATTGCTTTACCTCTATAGGATTGATTTCAAATACCAGAACATTTTCTCAAAGACAAATCAACAATACGAAAAGTTCTCCAACGTAGAATCTATGCCAACTTGGGACATGATTCTTTCTTTCTTTTATGGAGGGAATATTTTGCTTCCCAGCTTCATTCTTTCAGATAAGCACAATATGAAGGGTTTTAATTTCAAAGGTCTTTATATGGACCTCTACTCATCAGTATTTCCTTATATCTTCATCATTCTATTATTGATACTGATAAGTTGGAGTTATGTAAAGAATTTTAAAAACAAATGGGTTCAAGTCATCATGATTTCTTTCCTATTTGATATTTTCATTCATTGCATGATGAGATTTGGACTTCACACTTCATATATCTATGGCGGACACTTTGTTTTTGTCTATCCATTACTTATTGGCTGGCTATTCTATGCCTACAGATCCTCTGCAAAAACAATTGCCTTTTTAACATTGGTTGTCAGTATATTACTCGTGTATTTACTCTCAAATAATTTATTCAGAATGTCAGAATTCTTTTGGTTTTTACAAACCTATTATCAATAA
- a CDS encoding T9SS type A sorting domain-containing protein, with translation MKKIIFSLAVVSCFYSNAQTVLSQNFDGTTFPPTGWTKSNTNSQREWNSTSIVFAGITPISTELRNRFTINGSNSATIDWVDGANDASLISPSFSLVGVTNPVLSFKVKLGWSYMISLNEGNLLAQISTNGGTTWTTIWNEDNEPGFIDDGDGDVDTDLYNTVTVQRDLAAYVGQANVKIRFQYVADNADAVSIDDVQIVANGSLGTSEASKSKTNTSIYPNPTKGEVNIKTDKKIKATSVVDMSGKTLSRVESGNTDISSLPKGIYLMKVEFTDGTSTTEKIIKQ, from the coding sequence ATGAAAAAAATTATATTTTCTTTAGCAGTAGTATCGTGCTTTTACAGTAATGCACAGACGGTACTTTCACAAAATTTTGATGGTACAACATTTCCTCCAACTGGTTGGACGAAATCAAATACCAATTCTCAAAGAGAGTGGAACTCTACCAGTATTGTTTTTGCCGGCATCACTCCTATTTCTACTGAATTAAGAAATAGATTTACCATTAACGGAAGCAATTCTGCAACCATTGACTGGGTGGACGGAGCAAACGACGCTAGCTTGATAAGCCCGTCTTTTAGTTTAGTTGGCGTAACGAATCCAGTACTAAGCTTCAAAGTAAAATTAGGCTGGTCATATATGATAAGCTTAAATGAAGGTAACCTTCTTGCACAAATTTCAACTAACGGAGGAACAACCTGGACAACAATATGGAATGAAGACAACGAACCAGGCTTCATTGATGATGGAGATGGAGACGTAGATACCGATCTATACAATACAGTGACCGTACAAAGAGATCTAGCAGCTTATGTAGGGCAGGCAAATGTCAAAATAAGATTCCAATATGTAGCAGATAATGCTGATGCCGTTTCAATAGATGATGTACAAATTGTAGCGAATGGATCTCTTGGTACATCCGAAGCTTCAAAATCAAAAACAAATACATCTATCTACCCTAACCCTACAAAAGGAGAAGTCAATATTAAAACTGACAAAAAAATAAAAGCAACTTCAGTGGTTGACATGTCAGGAAAAACCCTTAGTAGAGTAGAATCAGGAAATACAGATATTTCAAGTCTTCCAAAAGGAATCTATCTGATGAAGGTAGAATTTACTGATGGAACTTCTACTACGGAAAAAATTATCAAACAATAA
- a CDS encoding protein adenylyltransferase SelO, which yields MNIERISQPFLKKFPGDFSNNPMQRNTPKVLFSTINPAGFDNPQLIAFNETLSEEIGLGVFEEKDLDFLVGNHLPDSVQTYATAYAGHQFGNWAGQLGDGRAIIAGEITNSSGKRTEIQWKGAGATPYSRHADGRAVLRSSVREYLMSEAMYHLGVPTTRALSLAFTGEDVVRDIMYNGNPQLEKGAVVIRTAESFLRFGHFELMSAQQEYKTLQELLDFTIENYYPEITSSDTQKYKDFFESICTRTADLMVEWFRIGFVHGVMNTDNMSILGLTIDYGPYSMMDEYDLNFTPNTTDLPGRRYAFGKQGQISQWNLWQLANALHPLIKDEKFLENTLNSYGTYFWEAHDKMLCQKFGFDKLKKDDEEFFTNWQGLMQELEFDYTLFFNQLEKLATGIDLKEHFSSISYSFLTDEKLGKLKDFVGKYESRLNSNSISREESLEMMAKSNPKFILRNYLLYECIEEINNGQTEMLNKLTEALENPYKEIFSEFSNKRPSGYDDTAGCSTLSCSS from the coding sequence ATGAATATCGAACGCATCAGCCAACCTTTTCTCAAGAAATTTCCGGGAGATTTTTCTAACAATCCTATGCAGAGAAATACTCCTAAGGTTTTATTCTCAACCATCAATCCTGCGGGTTTTGACAACCCCCAGTTAATAGCCTTTAATGAAACTTTATCAGAAGAAATAGGATTAGGTGTGTTCGAAGAGAAAGACCTTGATTTTTTAGTAGGAAATCATCTACCTGATAGTGTTCAGACCTATGCCACAGCCTATGCAGGGCATCAGTTTGGAAACTGGGCTGGCCAGCTTGGAGATGGAAGGGCCATCATTGCAGGAGAAATTACTAACAGCTCAGGAAAAAGAACAGAAATTCAATGGAAAGGTGCTGGAGCAACCCCTTATTCCAGACACGCGGATGGAAGAGCTGTGCTCAGATCCTCCGTAAGAGAATATTTGATGAGTGAGGCAATGTATCATTTAGGCGTTCCTACAACCAGAGCTTTAAGCCTGGCTTTCACAGGCGAAGATGTCGTTCGTGATATCATGTATAATGGAAATCCACAATTGGAAAAAGGTGCAGTAGTCATCAGAACCGCTGAAAGCTTCCTTCGGTTTGGTCACTTTGAACTGATGTCTGCCCAGCAGGAATATAAAACCTTACAGGAGTTATTAGACTTCACTATTGAAAATTATTATCCTGAAATTACATCATCCGACACTCAGAAATATAAAGACTTCTTTGAAAGTATTTGTACTCGTACCGCTGATCTTATGGTTGAATGGTTTAGGATTGGTTTTGTACACGGGGTAATGAATACTGATAATATGTCAATTTTGGGATTAACAATTGATTATGGGCCTTATTCCATGATGGATGAATACGATTTAAATTTCACTCCCAATACTACAGATCTTCCGGGAAGAAGATATGCTTTTGGAAAACAGGGGCAAATCTCTCAATGGAACCTTTGGCAACTAGCCAATGCCCTTCACCCGTTAATCAAGGATGAAAAATTTTTAGAAAATACATTAAACAGCTATGGTACTTATTTCTGGGAAGCCCATGATAAAATGCTATGCCAAAAATTCGGATTTGATAAGCTGAAAAAAGATGACGAAGAATTTTTTACCAACTGGCAAGGATTAATGCAGGAACTGGAATTCGATTACACTTTATTTTTTAATCAATTGGAAAAGTTAGCCACTGGTATTGACTTAAAAGAACACTTCAGTAGTATATCCTACTCTTTTTTAACGGATGAAAAGCTTGGAAAGCTTAAGGATTTTGTTGGGAAATATGAATCCCGATTGAATTCAAACTCCATTTCAAGAGAAGAGTCTTTAGAAATGATGGCAAAGTCAAACCCAAAGTTCATCCTCAGAAATTATTTACTTTACGAATGTATTGAGGAGATCAACAATGGGCAAACGGAAATGCTAAATAAACTCACTGAAGCATTAGAAAATCCCTATAAAGAAATATTTTCGGAATTTTCCAATAAAAGACCATCAGGATATGACGATACTGCCGGATGTTCTACACTTTCGTGTAGTTCTTAA